GATAATAAACAGAGTATTATATATTCCATACAGTCTACTACTGCAAATAGGTTTTATTAGTTTATCATGAAATCCCAACTTAAAGATCACTGTGATGATTGCTATATAAATGAGTGCTTGACACAGGCTCTCAAGTTGGTACATAAACCACCTTTAGAGATATGATTAATTGGAACAAGCAAATTACCAATGATTCGGTTTCAGAAGTGGTCAATAATTTTCTAGTGAATCAAAAGCTAATTCAAGTAAAATGACACATATGATTGCATCAAGCATATGAGTCATCTCgaattaattcaaatttttatttttttgctaattttttattatttttgtttatcatttttttttacaatttttagaatattaaatgtttcaaaaatttgtctTTCATCGAAATCGCGACCGACATATCGAGATTGATATAGAACGATCCAGGCCACGACTACGACCGTGACCATGGCTTTGAACCATGGTCACGGTACCATGAACACTCAACAGACTGTCTTATCCAAGTACATCAAACACATCAAATACTGAAAAACAAAATGTACACGAAACTATTGCTCCAAAATAATCAGAGCAAAAACAGAACCCAAGCTCCAAAAGTAACAGATATGTCcttaaaactaaaaacaaacTTTAAGGAGATTAGCCAGGAAAACACTAATGGTAGTATACCTTGTAGCTGCGAACAGGAACCTTTCGGATGATTGACCATAAGAGATCAAAGTATAATGGTAGCTGTGCAAAAGCAAAAAAGGTTATTGGTAGACATGCTACAGCATAGAGGGGAAGTGCTGCACTATGGATTTGATCGCTGAGCATGAAGAAATGTCCTGCACAGAACGAGACCAGTACTGCAGATATGGAGGTGAATAGTGAGCTTAATCCAAATAAAAGCTTCCTTGGCAAACTCGTTTTGAAGTCCTTTTGCTGGCATCTTGAGGTAAGGATAGCTAGAAAAAACACCAGGGCAGTCACAGAGAAGCAGAGAGCAACAAGTGAAGCAACAGAAAAAACATTGAATGCAGGTTGTTTTTCGAGAACTGGATGACCAGACTTTTGATCAGGACCACCTGGAATTGTTGATGAGGTAGCAAATGCCACTGTTGCAATGAGTGCTGCCACCAGAGAGCATGATTCGGAGGTTTTGATCATCCACTTACTTCCATCTTTAACTAGTTTTTCatgtgtcttcatgaaaatttttcCTGCAGTCTCACCTTTCTTGTTGTACTGGATGAAACATTGTGGCGGCATGGAGTGCTTGACATGCTGCATTAGCAAACAACCTCTGTTAATCTCTGGATGTTAGATGTTTAATCCACACATGTATGTTTTGAAGAAAGGTCTGAATAGGAGAAAACATATCATGCCTAAAACAATAGACTAAAAAATGTACTAGCGCAATGCTTAAGAGAAAAACTAGATTTTGAAGTTCTTTTATCTATGGCAGTAAAGAGGGGCAATCATTGGAAACTAACTTCCTCTCGGATgcatttatgaaaaaaaatttaaaacagcAGTCAAATGTTTGTATGCCTAATTGAGAAATATTTACAGAACGATTATTATGTTCCCAGAGATTAACAGAATACACAACAATATACTTTGAGTTAATGTGAGATGGTTACCACATTCTACAAAGGAAGATCTTATAATATTATATGAACAAAACAAGAACATAAAGCCAATGATGAAGTTGTCACATTATGATTTTAGCTAGGGATTATCAGGGCATATTCTCAGCTTGGAAAAATTAGCTAATATACATGTACCTTATACCACTTGATTTCCCACTGCATCTGCAATGCAGCACCTGGAATTCGCCAAGGTTGGTGTTCTTGGAACTTAGCAGCCAGGTGCAACGCACTATTTCCTTCATTATCAACTTGATAAAGCACAAACTCCGGGAGTTTCATCATCATTAGCAAATCAAATACCTTGTTTTGCCTGTTCTCAACGGCTAAGAGCAGGGCGTTCTTCTCATTTGCATCCAAGTCTTGAATGGCAACAGGAAAGGTTTCCAGGATTTTTTTTACAACTTCTGTTACACCCATCTTTGCTGCAAGTAGTATTGGTGTCTCCTTCTTAACATCCCTGGTTGTGGGATCTGATACAGTTACGTAATTTGTCAGTGGATCAATTAGTGTCTATATCTGAAATTTGCTTTTATGAGCTTTCGTGTTTCAAGCTATCTCTTACCTTGCATCTTAGCGAGGTTAACTGTCAAGAGCAGGGCATTCTTGGCATTCGCATCCAAATCTTGAATGATCGCCGGAAAGGTTTCCAGGATTTTTTTCACCGTTTCTTTTATATCCATGTTTGCTGCTACTATTCGTCTCTCCTTAACATCCTTTGTTTGGGCATCTGATACAAGTACGTCATTTGTGAGTGGAATAATTGATACCCATCCCTGTAATTTGCCTCGTAAGATCTACCTGTTCAAGCTATGTTCTTTCCTTGCCTATTGGTTACTTAAGCATGCTACTCACATTTACTCCGTCTTGTTCAAAAGTATGTGTAACTGAAACGTAGAGTTGCTTAAGAAACTCGATGGTTGGATAAATATATCTTGGATGAAAAAGGCATTATGGAAGGTGATGTAGAAAAGATCAATATGGGGAAATTCAGTATAAAACATTAGAGTTTCTCAAATCCTGGTTACATAATCATTTTTGATGAGGCTAATTCTTAACATGGTTGGAAGTTGATTGACTACCAAAGATGTCGGAAGCGTGAACTGTTGTTGTCCTGTATGACTAATTTAGATAGATCACAGAAAAGCAGGAACTACTTTTTATCTGTACCATAACTTCTTGAAACAAGCAAAATTAGCTTTATAACTATATCATCAGGTACACACTTCCAAAATCTGCACACCTTTTCATTGCTTGTTACGCCAAATGACAAGCTTGTATAGTAGGGATGTTCAAGAAGCTAAAGACAGCATGAATATCATTACCCTTATGATTACAACTAAGCAGACAAGTAGTTTGGCAATTTAGATATTAAAACTGAGCCTTTTCTAACGTTCAGCTATTCACACGACACTCCAATTTTTCAATTGATGCATGGGGTTTATAGAGCTAGTGTTCACATATATCTCGAAAGTTTTACCTAGTTTAATCCCATCTTCGTGTTCCTGCTTGTCTTTGGATTTGCTTCCAGTATCTTCCGAACTTGAATGAGTATCATGTTCAGGTGGCGGTGTAGAAGGAGGCTTAATTCTTTCAGGATACATCTGTTCCACATTGTCTACAGGTCTGCCTCCATTGTGACTGTACTTGTAATTGGCTTCATGCTCAATCAATTTATCCATTATCTGAACAGCCCACTTGTGCCTCTCTTTCTTCCCCCTAATCTTACTGATTTTCCAAATGCCTGCTTGCATGGAAACATTCGAAAACCAAACATTGTTAGACTTGCTTTCCACTAAAAACAACTGCAGATGGTAAACCAATCAATTGCGTGGTGCCATTAGTTGATAACAGATGTAGGTTGAAGCCTAATATTTGTAGATGAAACAAAAAGgatggaaattttcctaaaatgcCTTTTAAAATTGTCTTCTTTTGGAATTTGGTCAGATGTTCAGTAATAAACCAAAAACCATTCTTTAGACCAAAAACTACATCAGCAACTTAACAATGGTTTTTCAAAGTTTCTGGTCGAGTATGAACTGTTATGATATAAATTCAACTAAGCTGATCTGTCACACTAAAAAATGGAACCATCTTTGGTCTATGACACTTAAGTTAGCAAAACAAAACAGCTTTCAATTGTATTGGAAGGCCTGCATTTCTTCGTTGCATGTTGTAAACAAGCTATAAGCACAGGTATTGCAGTCAAATTCAGTTTTAAAACATCCCTACAAGTCTATGACTATGCATAGACTCTGCTTTTGTTAAGTTTTtcgttgcttttcttttttctcagtTTGAGGCAGGGATGGAATTTATCTGGAAAAAGATGCTTCTGAATTGCATATGACATAACTGCAATTAATTGAAGAGTGATACCTACCAATTCCCAACACAACCAGTACGACGTTCATTGCAAATTTGAACAACTGAATGCAGGTGGTATAGTTCTCTGGAAACGGGTGTTCATCTTTGAGCTCTTTTTCTGCTTGTTTGACATTTGCAAGTGATTAGTTTATGAAACCAAATAATAAGCTATAAAGTTACGCACCTGCATTAACATGTAAAGCATGGTATAACATGGCATCCAGCCCACATTTTTCATAATTTCCTGTATGCTCTTGTTTAATTGCTCAAGTGGAACAAACATGTTTAGAAATTTATGTAATTTAGGCTGATAATCAGGCAAAGTCTTTTGCCATTTATTTCCTGGATCAGAAAATCAAAGGTCAAATACTACTGAAAGAAATGTAGTCCTGGACACCAGTTGCATTTAGTCCTAAACACGATACCTCGAAGCCAAAAAGAGATGTTCCCTTGGATATTGATAGTTATGTGACTTGAACATGATTGCAGGTTTCCTCCATGTTGATAAGCTTCATTGTCCAATATAAgataataaaatttataatacCTGCTATCTTGCAGGCAATGGCTCAAGTGATACGAGTAATTCATGAAGAgtgaaaatatttaaaattatgcCAACCAGAGATAAAACTATCAACCAAGATTTGGATCATCagcaaatgagaaaaaaaaaaggttttctattttgaagttcttgattctgaaaaaaaaaaaaagaaaagaaaagaaagaaagaggactAATTGAATTTATGTGCCCAGAGACAAGCAGCACATGGTGTGAAAATGTGTAATTACCGTTAGCATGATATTTTTGTGCAAAAATATCAGTTAGGTGATTGATTGCATAGAAAAATGCCAGAACATGTCATGTATGAGAAATTTCTCATATGTCATGTATCAGTGGAAATTATCAACTGTCTGGCTACTGATACTACGTGCTTGTTATGGTTTTCTGTTAATTTTTGCTGTTATACTCTGCCACCTTcatcaattattcaaaatttagaTGCCTTTCATTTTTCCATGCTCTGCATATAAATAAAGTCTTGATTTTATGTCTAACTACTTTACGAAAAGCAAGTTCAAACAATTCTGAAACTGCTAGAAGTCAATGAAGGCACACTATAGACCTTGATGTTCCTCCTCTTCATTTTTTGGATTCTCTGCATCTGCTATACTGCCTGGTTCTTGTCTGGGGCCACAATCTTTTCCAAGAGCAGCTGCAAACAAGTATTTCTCCATTTAGAAGCAGTTAGAAGTTAAAAACAGAAAAGTCGGGGATGTGGTTATCAAACTTACTAATTGTCCTGAATGCAGCCCAGGGTAGATGAATGAACTTCACACATGTCTGGTAGTTATCTGGATAGTTAATACCACTATCCTTGAATTTCTGCTTCTTTAGCTCACGAACAAGTACACCTTATAAACAATATAGTTGCAATTTTAGTGGAAGTTAAATTTCAGGAGATATTCAGGATAACATTCTGTGATTGAGAACAATAGATTAGCAAAGGGTTGAAAGCAATTTCAGCTCATCAAATGACCAACAGAAAAGACGTCTAATAAACTATACACTGAACCGTACATGTTAAAATTTCTTCCCCTAGAAAAGCGCTTAAAATCCACAAGCCTGCTGGAAATTACATGAAAGATTGATAATGTCTCAAAAGGACAAAGGTTTCAGGAACTTTGAAGATCATGTACTGGAgaataaaagcaagaaaaattttgagaatgCGGGctggagaaaagaagagaaaggagaAAATTAAACTATAGTTGGGTTATTGAGATTTTAGGCAAGTTAGATAATGCACAGGTCCGGAGGAAAGATAAAGGCGCCATATTATGAACAATATAGGTCCACTCCCCTCCtacccaaaaaaataataattaaaaaaaaaaaaagaagaagaaagcatcAAATTAGAAAGATATTAAAATTTTAGAATTCTCCGGATGGACATTCTTACAGCGATAGATTATCCGATCAAAGAGACGAAGATTGCTGCTGCTCTCGAATACATTTGGTTTCCTGGCAAGGATGTGGAGAGGAGAAAAGCCTTCTTGATTGATCGAACGGACAAGTTTGTGGTTATAGCTAATTATCTGATATGCCAATGCTGTCACGTACGAATTTTTTAGATCTTAGGTCATTCTAAGCTGAAATGGTATTTTTTTACGCACTTTTGAGTGAAAAGAAAGCCTGACTTGCATGGTTCTTACCGAAGTACTCTCCAGATATGGCCGAGTGCAGAATGGTATCCCCATCATTCCTTCTATACAGCCGATCATCTGGTTCTTCTGCACTCTTTCTGTAGAGCTTATGTAGCTGTAGAAAAGCCTCCATTTTGCCATGATGAGCTGCCATGAACAATGGAGTTTCACCCTTCAGATTGCGCTCACTGATGAGCACATGATCCTTCCTGGCTATACAACTGCAGATTGTGGCACTTCCAAGTGCTGCAGCTAGATGTAGAGGTGTGTCTCCTTTGTCATTTTGCACTTTAAGTATCTCGACTGCCTGATCCGGCGGTAGTGATTCAACAAGATCGCTTACAACTTTTGCTTGTCCATTAGCATCAATTTGATCTGCATGGAAACTTGAGACAGCAATGTGCAAAGCTGTATCTTCTGATTTAGTTAGCTTAGCCATACAAGCAGAGGGGTTGTTCCTGCATACATTCAGGACTTCCTTCCAGTTTTTCTTCATGGTCCATTGAAACAAATTATCTATATCAAATTCCATAGGTTGTTCTTGTTTGATTTCGCTCATTTTCTTAGAGATGTGCTGTTTCTTGTGATCCCACGTATTGTCTATACAATGTCTTAAAGCTCTGACAATGTATTATGtgcaagaaaaagtaaaaaggtCTGCCAAATCCATTTTTTGAATTCTGCgaaccttcttttcttttgtctatTCCAAGTTTCGGAGGATCGATTTGGAACTAGTTCTCCAGAATTCTTTGCAGTCATATATAAATGGTTTTGACATCAttattcctttcttctttggcATATCTTCACAAAAAATAATTCTATAAATAAAAACACATTTCTTTTGCAGTTAACTCAGATTGGACTCCAAATTAGGCTAAATATATCGTATTTCATGGCCATATATCTAAGTTAATAAGTCTCCGCCACTGATTAGCCAACAAATGAAGCTCTGATATTACTCCAATCGGTGATAATATCCTCAAGAAAATGTACATCCTAGGTTGTAAATTAACACTTACTTCAAATCAGACCATACCAAAGTTTAATTACATCTATCTATCCATTTAATTTCGTATGCATCTTTATTAGTTGggtaaattatattttacccccctgtggtttacactttttttacataacccccctatggtttcaaaagctatacataaccccctcatggtttggattaaaatgtcaaagtaacggaaatagtcactcTACATAAggatatttttgacattttagttgaCGCCGTTATGAATGATCAttcccgtcactttgacactttaatccaaaccataagggggttatgtataacttttgaaaccataggggggttatgtgaaaaaacgctaaaccacaggggggtaaagtAGAATTTGCCCTTATTagttccattcttttttttttttgtcggatACGATAGACCTACACTATTCTATACTAAGGGGAGGGGGGACCTGAAGAGGTCCAAGGGTAATTCGAAAGAAACTGAACCACCACCGGGGTATGGATTTTTTGAGCAGACTCATATTGTGGCAATTGGTGGAAGGCAACATTTGAACCATTGACCTCCCATCCCACCAAGCTTTAATACTTTGGTGGTGGCCACCAACTCACAAAActtagtttgtttggataggagtttattgagatgatttatttgagataattattgtaacattttttgtgatgtgatgtatgtgagatgaaaaggtgattggaaatataaaaaagttattggaatttgtgaagcaaattattttatttcaaatcttctcaatccaaacacacatgCTTTCTGGATAATCTGGATTgattcttttcttgtttctgtAATTTACCTTTTTACCGCTTTATTCTTCTAACCCTTTTGTCCCCATTTTGCTGCATATAATTGAAGGAGGTCGATCTTTGATGCTAAACAAAGGAAGGCACCTAGTG
This region of Coffea arabica cultivar ET-39 chromosome 3c, Coffea Arabica ET-39 HiFi, whole genome shotgun sequence genomic DNA includes:
- the LOC140037610 gene encoding uncharacterized protein isoform X2, which codes for MSEIKQEQPMEFDIDNLFQWTMKKNWKEVLNVCRNNPSACMAKLTKSEDTALHIAVSSFHADQIDANGQAKVVSDLVESLPPDQAVEILKVQNDKGDTPLHLAAALGSATICSCIARKDHVLISERNLKGETPLFMAAHHGKMEAFLQLHKLYRKSAEEPDDRLYRRNDGDTILHSAISGEYFALAYQIISYNHKLVRSINQEGFSPLHILARKPNVFESSSNLRLFDRIIYRCVLVRELKKQKFKDSGINYPDNYQTCVKFIHLPWAAFRTITALGKDCGPRQEPGSIADAENPKNEEEEHQEKELKDEHPFPENYTTCIQLFKFAMNVVLVVLGIGIWKISKIRGKKERHKWAVQIMDKLIEHEANYKYSHNGGRPVDNVEQMYPERIKPPSTPPPEHDTHSSSEDTGSKSKDKQEHEDGIKLDAQTKDVKERRIVAANMDIKETVKKILETFPAIIQDLDANAKNALLLTVNLAKMQDPTTRDVKKETPILLAAKMGVTEVVKKILETFPVAIQDLDANEKNALLLAVENRQNKVFDLLMMMKLPEFVLYQVDNEGNSALHLAAKFQEHQPWRIPGAALQMQWEIKWYKHVKHSMPPQCFIQYNKKGETAGKIFMKTHEKLVKDGSKWMIKTSESCSLVAALIATVAFATSSTIPAILTSRCQQKDFKTSLPRKLLFGLSSLFTSISAVLVSFCAGHFFMLSDQIHSAALPLYAVACLPITFFAFAQLPLYFDLLWSIIRKVPVRSYKNTANIVISP
- the LOC140037610 gene encoding uncharacterized protein isoform X1, with the translated sequence MSEIKQEQPMEFDIDNLFQWTMKKNWKEVLNVCRNNPSACMAKLTKSEDTALHIAVSSFHADQIDANGQAKVVSDLVESLPPDQAVEILKVQNDKGDTPLHLAAALGSATICSCIARKDHVLISERNLKGETPLFMAAHHGKMEAFLQLHKLYRKSAEEPDDRLYRRNDGDTILHSAISGEYFALAYQIISYNHKLVRSINQEGFSPLHILARKPNVFESSSNLRLFDRIIYRCVLVRELKKQKFKDSGINYPDNYQTCVKFIHLPWAAFRTITALGKDCGPRQEPGSIADAENPKNEEEEHQEKELKDEHPFPENYTTCIQLFKFAMNVVLVVLGIGIWKISKIRGKKERHKWAVQIMDKLIEHEANYKYSHNGGRPVDNVEQMYPERIKPPSTPPPEHDTHSSSEDTGSKSKDKQEHEDGIKLDAQTKDVKERRIVAANMDIKETVKKILETFPAIIQDLDANAKNALLLTVNLAKMQDPTTRDVKKETPILLAAKMGVTEVVKKILETFPVAIQDLDANEKNALLLAVENRQNKVFDLLMMMKLPEFVLYQVDNEGNSALHLAAKFQEHQPWRIPGAALQMQWEIKWYKHVKHSMPPQCFIQYNKKGETAGKIFMKTHEKLVKDGSKWMIKTSESCSLVAALIATVAFATSSTIPGGPDQKSGHPVLEKQPAFNVFSVASLVALCFSVTALVFFLAILTSRCQQKDFKTSLPRKLLFGLSSLFTSISAVLVSFCAGHFFMLSDQIHSAALPLYAVACLPITFFAFAQLPLYFDLLWSIIRKVPVRSYKNTANIVISP
- the LOC140037610 gene encoding uncharacterized protein isoform X3; this encodes MSEIKQEQPMEFDIDNLFQWTMKKNWKEVLNVCRNNPSACMAKLTKSEDTALHIAVSSFHADQIDANGQAKVVSDLVESLPPDQAVEILKVQNDKGDTPLHLAAALGSATICSCIARKDHVLISERNLKGETPLFMAAHHGKMEAFLQLHKLYRKSAEEPDDRLYRRNDGDTILHSAISGEYFGVLVRELKKQKFKDSGINYPDNYQTCVKFIHLPWAAFRTITALGKDCGPRQEPGSIADAENPKNEEEEHQEKELKDEHPFPENYTTCIQLFKFAMNVVLVVLGIGIWKISKIRGKKERHKWAVQIMDKLIEHEANYKYSHNGGRPVDNVEQMYPERIKPPSTPPPEHDTHSSSEDTGSKSKDKQEHEDGIKLDAQTKDVKERRIVAANMDIKETVKKILETFPAIIQDLDANAKNALLLTVNLAKMQDPTTRDVKKETPILLAAKMGVTEVVKKILETFPVAIQDLDANEKNALLLAVENRQNKVFDLLMMMKLPEFVLYQVDNEGNSALHLAAKFQEHQPWRIPGAALQMQWEIKWYKHVKHSMPPQCFIQYNKKGETAGKIFMKTHEKLVKDGSKWMIKTSESCSLVAALIATVAFATSSTIPGGPDQKSGHPVLEKQPAFNVFSVASLVALCFSVTALVFFLAILTSRCQQKDFKTSLPRKLLFGLSSLFTSISAVLVSFCAGHFFMLSDQIHSAALPLYAVACLPITFFAFAQLPLYFDLLWSIIRKVPVRSYKNTANIVISP